The Bubalus bubalis isolate 160015118507 breed Murrah chromosome 16, NDDB_SH_1, whole genome shotgun sequence genome window below encodes:
- the LOC112579365 gene encoding olfactory receptor 52A5-like — protein sequence MLGPNGSVFMPSVLTLIGIPGLESVQCWIGIPFCVMYLMAVIGNTLILVIIKYENSLHSPMYIFLAMLGATGIALSTCILPKMLGIFWFHLIEISFEVCLLQMWLLHSFQGIESGVLLAMALDRYVAICNPLRHASIFSQKLLTHIGVGVTLRAAILGAPCQVLIKYRLKFYRTTVVSHSYCEHMAIVKLAIEDIRMNKIYGLFVAFTILGFDIIFITLSYIQIFITVFQLPQKEARFKAFNTCIAHICVFLQFYLLGFFSFFTHRFGSHIPPYVHILLSNLYLLVPPFLNPVVYGVKTKQILDHVLTIFVCSKHLNH from the coding sequence ATGCTCGGACCCAATGGCTCTGTCTTCATGCCCTCTGTATTAACACTCATCGGGATTCCTGGCCTGGAGTCAGTGCAATGCTGGATCGGGATTCCATTCTGTGTCATGTACCTTATGGCAGTAATTGGGAATACTCTAATTTTGGTGATAATCAAATATGAAAACAGCCTCCATAGTCCTATGTACATTTTTCTCGCTATGTTGGGGGCCACAGGCATTGCACTTAGCACTTGTATTCTCCCCAAAATGTTAGGCATCTTCTGGTTTCATTTGATAGAGATTTCTTTTGAAGTCTGTCTTCTACAAATGTGGCTTCTTCACTCATTTCAGGGAATTGAATCAGGTGTCCTGCTGGCGATGGCCCTAgatcgctatgtggccatctgtaatCCCTTGAGACATGCCAGCATCTTCTCCCAAAAACTCTTGACTCACATTGGGGTTGGGGTGACACTCAGGGCTGCCATACTTGGAGCGCCATGCCAGGTACTAATCAAATACCGTCTCAAATTCTACCGAACCACAGTCGTCTCCCACTCTTACTGTGAGCATATGGCCATTGTGAAGCTGGCTATTGAAGATATACGGATGAACAAGATCTATGGTCTATTTGTTGCCTTCACTATCTTAGGATTTGACATAATCTTTATCACCTTGTCCTACATTCAGATCTTTATCACTGTCTTTCAACTGCCCCAGAAGGAGGCAAGATTCAAAGCCTTTAATACATGTATTGCTCATATTTGTGTCTTCCTGCAGTTCTACCTCCTtggcttcttctctttcttcacacATAGGTTTGGTTCTCACATACCACCATACGTTCATATCCTTTTATCTAACCTTTACCTGTTAGTTCCACCTTTTCTCAACCCAGTCGTCTATGGAGTGAAGACCAAACAAATCCTTGACCATGTGCTAACAATATTTGTATGCTCCAAACATCTTAATCATTAG
- the LOC112579494 gene encoding olfactory receptor 52A1 — translation MSISNVTIFMPSVLTLIGIPGLESVQCWIGIPFCAMYLIALIGNFLLLMIIISEHSLHQPMYIFLGILGVTDIALSTSIVPKMLGIFWFHVTEIYFDSCLLQMWLIHTFQCTESGILLAMALDRYVAICYPLRHAAIFSHQLVTQIAALVTLRAAILVAPCLVLIKFRLQFYHTTVISHSYCEHMAVVKLAAENIRVNKIYGLFVAFTVAVLDIVLIMLSYIQIFITVFRLPQKEARLKAFNTCVAHICVFLQFYSLAFFSFFAHRFGSHIPPYIHILFSSTYLLVPPFLNPLVYGAKTKQIRVHMVKIFCSKNLL, via the coding sequence ATGTCCATTTCCAACGTTACAATCTTCATGCCTTCTGTGTTGACCCTTATAGGGATCCCTGGCCTAGAATCTGTGCAGTGCTGGATTGGGATTCCATTTTGTGCCATGTATCTAATCGCTCTGATTGGAAATTTCTTACTTTTGATGATCATCATATCAGAACACAGTCTCCATCAGCCCATGTATATTTTCCTAGGTATATTAGGAGTCACAGATATTGCTCTCAGCACAAGCATTGTGCCCAAGATGCTTGGAATCTTCTGGTTTCATGTAACAGAGATATATTTTGATTCTTGCTTGCTTCAAATGTGGCTCATCCACACATTTCAGTGCACAGAATCAGGCATCCTCCTAGCCATGGCCCTGGACCGCTATGTAGCCATCTGTTATCCACTCAGACATGCTGCCATCTTCTCTCACCAGTTAGTCACTCAAATAGCAGCTTTGGTAACACTCAGGGCTGCCATTCTTGTAGCACCATGCCTAGTACTGATAAAGTTTCGATTACAGTTTTACCATACAACAGTCATCTCTCATTCCTACTGTGAACATATGGCTGTTGTGAAACTGGCTGCAGAAAATATCAGGGTCAACAAAATCTATGGTTTGTTTGTGGCCTTCACTGTTGCTGTGCTTGACATTGTATTAATCATGTTGTCCTACATACAGATATTCATCACAGTTTTTCGTCTGCCTCAGAAGGAGGCTAGGTTGAAAGCATTCAACACTTGTGTTGCTCACATCTGTGTCTTCCTCCAGTTCTACTCCcttgctttcttctccttctttgcGCATAGATTTGGTTCTCACATCCCTCCTTATATTCACATCCTCTTTTCTAGCACTTATCTGCTGGTCCCTCCATTTCTTAACCCACTTGTCTATGGTGCAAAGACCAAGCAGATCCGTGTCCATatggtaaaaatattttgttccaaAAATTTACTGTGA